The following are encoded together in the Bradyrhizobium sp. CCGUVB1N3 genome:
- a CDS encoding iron-sulfur cluster assembly accessory protein, protein MTDMTQATPASTPKPRRPRPQVMRLTDAAAQRISELTQRADSEIVGLRVGVKNGGCAGQSYTVEYAHEIRPTDEVVEDKGVKILVDPKAVLFLLGTEMDYKADKMQAQFVFNNPNQISACGCGESVELRPAKVEG, encoded by the coding sequence ATGACTGACATGACCCAGGCAACACCAGCATCCACTCCCAAGCCCCGGCGTCCGCGCCCGCAGGTGATGAGGCTGACGGATGCCGCCGCGCAGCGCATCTCCGAGCTGACGCAGCGTGCGGACTCGGAGATCGTGGGCCTGCGCGTCGGCGTCAAGAACGGCGGCTGCGCCGGGCAGTCCTACACCGTCGAATACGCCCATGAGATCCGCCCGACCGACGAGGTCGTCGAGGACAAGGGCGTCAAGATCCTGGTCGATCCCAAGGCCGTGCTGTTCCTGCTCGGCACCGAGATGGACTACAAGGCCGACAAGATGCAGGCCCAGTTCGTCTTCAACAACCCCAACCAGATCTCCGCGTGTGGCTGCGGCGAGTCGGTCGAGCTGCGGCCGGCCAAGGTTGAGGGGTAG
- a CDS encoding TfoX/Sxy family protein, whose amino-acid sequence MDREFLIDLFADFGPVTIRPMFSGYGISADGTNFALALRAGLFFRADEVTIPGYEAEGSGPFEYQTRAKTVTVNSYWQLPARLFDDSDELAEWARAALAAAQRAKVKKRPKPKKVAKKAAKPAKKPAAKKPIAKKPVAKKAVRRVGKAKRAHRSR is encoded by the coding sequence ATGGACCGCGAATTCCTGATCGACCTGTTCGCCGATTTCGGCCCCGTCACCATCCGCCCGATGTTTTCCGGCTATGGAATCTCTGCCGACGGCACCAATTTCGCGTTGGCCTTGCGCGCTGGGCTGTTCTTTCGCGCCGATGAAGTCACCATCCCGGGCTATGAGGCCGAGGGCTCGGGGCCCTTCGAGTACCAGACGCGTGCCAAGACGGTGACGGTGAATTCCTACTGGCAATTGCCCGCGCGCCTGTTCGACGATTCCGACGAGCTTGCCGAGTGGGCGAGGGCCGCGCTCGCCGCCGCCCAGCGCGCCAAGGTCAAGAAGCGACCCAAGCCAAAGAAGGTGGCGAAGAAGGCCGCCAAGCCTGCGAAGAAGCCTGCTGCCAAGAAGCCAATCGCTAAGAAGCCAGTCGCCAAGAAAGCAGTGCGTAGGGTGGGCAAAGCGAAGCGTGCCCACCGCTCAAGATAG
- a CDS encoding GGDEF domain-containing protein, translating into MVKVLDEHERTMAFAEVALGQIRSLKQTAIPRNYEIWYVYATGYNAPLNKIINETLARNGKLTEADLEQIYETYLSHIKTTDRIDKVGARVIGEIDDVMKVLSDALGMSASYDASLSGAATQLSTAKDRDQIKAIVDTLLHATRDMRETNKALEDRLTLSTNEISNLQQSLEAIRAESLTDPLTGLGNRKYFDRMIGMAVQNALASGEPLSLLLFDIDHFKSFNDSYGHLTGDQVLRLVGLSLKQTIKGQDITARYGGEEFAVVLPNTALRQALTVADHIRRAVMAKELKKKSTGEILGRVTISVGVSMLKPSDDTDSLIERADTCLYAAKRNGRNRVICEADPEYSIERRGQVA; encoded by the coding sequence GTGGTCAAGGTGCTCGATGAACACGAACGCACGATGGCGTTCGCCGAGGTAGCGCTCGGTCAGATCCGATCGCTTAAGCAGACCGCAATTCCCCGCAACTACGAGATCTGGTACGTCTACGCCACCGGCTACAACGCCCCGTTGAACAAGATCATCAACGAGACGCTGGCGCGCAACGGCAAGCTGACCGAAGCCGATCTCGAGCAGATCTACGAGACCTATCTCTCCCACATCAAGACCACCGACCGCATCGACAAGGTCGGCGCGCGCGTCATCGGCGAGATCGACGACGTGATGAAGGTGCTCAGCGACGCGCTCGGCATGTCGGCCTCCTATGACGCGAGCCTGTCGGGCGCCGCCACGCAGCTGTCGACGGCCAAGGACCGTGACCAGATCAAGGCAATCGTCGATACGCTGCTCCATGCGACGCGCGACATGCGCGAGACCAACAAGGCGCTGGAGGACCGGCTGACCTTGTCCACGAACGAGATCAGCAACCTCCAGCAGAGCCTCGAGGCGATCCGCGCCGAGAGCCTCACCGATCCCCTCACCGGCCTTGGCAACCGCAAATATTTCGATCGCATGATCGGCATGGCCGTGCAGAACGCGCTCGCAAGCGGCGAGCCGCTGTCGCTGCTGTTGTTCGACATCGACCACTTCAAGTCGTTCAACGATTCCTACGGCCACCTCACCGGCGACCAGGTGCTGCGGCTCGTCGGCCTGTCTCTGAAGCAGACCATCAAGGGCCAGGACATCACCGCGCGCTATGGCGGCGAGGAGTTCGCGGTGGTGCTGCCCAACACCGCGCTGCGCCAGGCGCTGACGGTCGCCGACCACATCCGCCGCGCGGTGATGGCGAAGGAATTGAAGAAGAAATCGACCGGTGAGATTCTCGGCCGCGTCACGATCTCGGTCGGCGTCTCCATGCTGAAGCCGAGCGACGACACGGACTCCCTGATCGAGCGCGCGGATACCTGCCTCTACGCCGCCAAGCGCAACGGCCGCAACCGCGTGATCTGCGAGGCCGATCCTGAGTATAGCATCGAGAGGCGCGGCCAGGTGGCTTAG
- a CDS encoding helix-turn-helix domain-containing protein, with amino-acid sequence MYRWCTDEVEPQDRFDYWREVRAKGLFGVTAELAREQRADFFGEFSLQQVGGAGLVELKASPYQVERSKADIADAASDSICVYQQLGGGGWFGGMRSNDFAIENGRFATSHTDLPYRTAPLGAAGFHLRILKIPVAGIPAQDRRVRDLTPKPFGAPALAPLLDAAFAELGEFAGEEEAAHTKPLVEALACLALIERGIVRPGGRRGQYALRVGRLSLARRLIVRHLNDPRLSPAMVADWLGVSLRHLHMLFEMAEKSFSQTVTEQRLAQSRRLLREAPERLIADVATACGFESLATYYRVFNAAYGLAPGDFRAQAAEKR; translated from the coding sequence GTGTATCGCTGGTGTACCGACGAGGTCGAGCCGCAGGACCGCTTCGACTATTGGCGGGAGGTACGCGCCAAGGGGCTGTTCGGCGTCACTGCGGAACTCGCGCGGGAGCAGCGCGCGGATTTCTTCGGCGAGTTCTCGCTGCAGCAGGTTGGCGGGGCCGGCCTCGTCGAGCTCAAGGCCTCGCCCTACCAGGTCGAGCGCAGCAAGGCCGACATTGCGGACGCGGCCAGCGACAGCATCTGCGTCTACCAGCAGCTTGGCGGCGGCGGCTGGTTCGGCGGCATGCGCAGCAATGACTTTGCGATCGAAAATGGCAGGTTTGCCACCAGCCATACCGACCTGCCCTATCGCACCGCGCCGCTCGGCGCCGCCGGCTTCCATCTGAGGATCCTGAAGATCCCGGTGGCTGGCATCCCCGCACAGGACAGGCGTGTTCGCGACCTCACGCCAAAGCCGTTCGGCGCCCCTGCGCTGGCGCCCCTGCTCGATGCCGCCTTTGCCGAGCTCGGCGAATTCGCAGGCGAAGAGGAGGCTGCGCACACCAAGCCGCTGGTGGAGGCGCTGGCCTGTCTCGCCTTGATCGAGCGCGGCATCGTCAGGCCCGGGGGCCGCCGCGGACAATACGCGCTCCGGGTCGGCCGCCTCTCGCTGGCGCGCCGCCTGATCGTCCGCCACCTGAACGATCCCCGCTTGTCCCCGGCGATGGTCGCCGACTGGCTCGGGGTGTCCCTGCGCCACCTCCACATGCTGTTCGAAATGGCCGAGAAGAGCTTCTCCCAGACCGTGACCGAGCAGCGCCTGGCGCAAAGCCGCCGCCTCCTGCGCGAGGCGCCGGAGCGGCTGATTGCCGACGTCGCCACCGCCTGCGGTTTCGAGAGCCTTGCGACCTACTACCGGGTCTTCAACGCGGCCTACGGGCTGGCACCGGGCGATTTCCGGGCCCAGGCGGCCGAGAAGCGTTAA
- a CDS encoding SUF system Fe-S cluster assembly protein translates to MSDTAEIKANPMETQSALPPEETERLTHEIVAGLKTVFDPEIPADIYELGLIYKVEIKDDRSVDVLMTLTTPNCPAAGELPTMVENAVASVPGVGVVDVKVVWEPAWTPERMSDEARLVLNMW, encoded by the coding sequence ATGAGTGACACGGCCGAAATCAAAGCCAATCCGATGGAAACGCAGTCGGCGCTGCCGCCGGAGGAGACCGAGCGTCTGACGCACGAGATCGTCGCCGGGCTCAAGACCGTATTCGATCCGGAGATCCCGGCCGACATCTACGAGCTCGGCCTGATCTACAAGGTCGAGATCAAGGACGACCGCTCCGTCGATGTCCTGATGACGCTGACGACGCCGAATTGCCCGGCTGCAGGCGAGCTGCCGACCATGGTCGAGAATGCGGTTGCCAGTGTTCCCGGCGTCGGCGTGGTCGACGTCAAGGTCGTCTGGGAGCCGGCCTGGACGCCGGAACGCATGAGTGACGAGGCGCGCCTCGTGCTCAACATGTGGTGA
- the sufC gene encoding Fe-S cluster assembly ATPase SufC, with amino-acid sequence MALLEVKDLKVRVEEREILHGLTLTVNEGEVHAIMGPNGSGKSTLSHVIAGKPGYEVTDGQILFKGEDLLEMDPEERAAKGVFLAFQYPVEIPGVATMNFLRTALNAQRKARGEEEYSTPDFLRKVREVSKSLNIPQDMLKRGVNVGFSGGEKKRNEVLQMALFEPSLCILDEMDSGLDIDALRIAADGVNALRSPKRAMVVITHYQRLLNYIVPDFVHVMSKGRVVKSGDKQLALELEESGYAQFEDAA; translated from the coding sequence ATGGCTTTGCTTGAAGTGAAAGATTTGAAGGTTCGTGTCGAGGAGCGTGAGATCCTCCACGGGCTGACGCTGACCGTGAACGAAGGCGAGGTGCACGCGATCATGGGGCCGAACGGCTCCGGCAAGTCGACGCTCTCCCACGTCATCGCCGGCAAGCCCGGCTATGAGGTCACCGACGGCCAGATCCTGTTCAAGGGCGAGGATCTTCTCGAGATGGATCCGGAAGAGCGTGCCGCCAAGGGCGTGTTCCTGGCGTTCCAGTACCCGGTCGAGATTCCCGGCGTTGCCACCATGAACTTCCTGCGCACCGCGCTGAACGCGCAGCGCAAGGCGCGCGGCGAGGAAGAATACTCGACGCCGGATTTTCTCAGGAAGGTCCGCGAGGTCTCGAAGTCGCTGAACATCCCGCAGGACATGCTCAAGCGCGGCGTCAATGTCGGCTTCTCCGGCGGCGAGAAGAAGCGCAACGAGGTGCTCCAGATGGCGCTATTCGAGCCGAGCCTGTGCATCCTCGACGAGATGGATTCGGGCCTCGACATCGACGCGCTGCGGATCGCGGCCGACGGCGTCAACGCGCTGCGCTCGCCCAAGCGCGCGATGGTGGTGATCACCCACTATCAGCGCCTCCTGAACTACATCGTGCCGGATTTCGTGCACGTCATGTCGAAGGGCCGCGTCGTGAAGAGCGGCGACAAGCAACTGGCGCTGGAGCTGGAGGAGTCCGGCTACGCCCAGTTCGAGGACGCGGCGTAA
- a CDS encoding cysteine desulfurase: protein MSTHPAVLNGSYDVARVREDFPALAMQVYGKPLVYLDNAASAQKPQSVLDRMTQAYTSEYANVHRGLHYLANAATEAYEGGRAKVAQFINAPRPEEVIFTRNATEAINLVASSWGEPNIKEGDEIVISIMEHHSNIVPWHFLRERHGAVIKWAPVDDEGNFLIDEFEKLLTAKTKLVAITQMSNALGTIVPVKDVVKIAHARGIPVLVDGSQGAVHLPVDVQDIGCDFYVFTGHKVYGPTGIGVLWAKYDHLVAMRPYNGGGEMIREVSRDIVTYGDPPHKFEAGTPAIVEAVGIGAAIDYVNSIGKERIAAHEHDLLTYAQDRLREINSLRLIGTARGKGPVISFELKGAHAHDVATVIDRQGIAVRAGTHCVMPLLERFNVTATCRASFGMYNTRDEVDHLAQALLKARDLFA, encoded by the coding sequence ATGAGCACGCATCCGGCGGTCCTGAACGGTTCTTATGACGTCGCGCGGGTGCGCGAGGATTTTCCGGCGCTCGCCATGCAGGTCTACGGCAAGCCGCTGGTCTATCTCGACAACGCGGCCTCCGCACAGAAGCCGCAATCCGTGCTCGACCGCATGACGCAGGCCTATACGAGCGAATATGCCAATGTGCATCGCGGCCTGCACTACCTCGCCAATGCCGCGACGGAAGCCTATGAGGGCGGCCGCGCCAAGGTCGCGCAGTTCATCAACGCGCCGCGACCTGAGGAAGTGATTTTCACTCGCAACGCGACGGAGGCGATCAACCTCGTCGCCTCGTCCTGGGGCGAGCCCAACATCAAAGAGGGCGACGAGATCGTCATCTCGATCATGGAGCACCACTCCAACATCGTGCCCTGGCATTTCCTGAGGGAACGCCACGGCGCGGTGATCAAATGGGCGCCGGTCGATGATGAAGGCAATTTCCTGATCGACGAGTTCGAGAAGCTCTTGACCGCGAAGACCAAGCTGGTCGCGATCACGCAGATGTCGAACGCGCTCGGCACCATCGTGCCGGTCAAGGATGTGGTGAAGATCGCGCATGCGCGTGGCATTCCCGTGCTGGTCGACGGCAGCCAGGGCGCCGTGCATCTGCCGGTCGACGTCCAGGACATCGGCTGCGACTTCTACGTCTTCACCGGCCACAAGGTGTACGGGCCGACCGGCATCGGCGTGCTCTGGGCCAAGTACGATCACCTCGTCGCGATGCGTCCCTATAATGGCGGCGGCGAGATGATCCGCGAGGTCTCCCGCGACATCGTCACCTATGGCGATCCCCCGCACAAGTTCGAGGCCGGCACGCCCGCGATCGTCGAGGCGGTCGGGATTGGCGCGGCCATCGACTACGTCAACTCGATCGGCAAGGAGCGTATCGCCGCCCACGAGCACGATCTCCTCACCTATGCCCAGGACCGCCTGCGCGAGATCAACTCGCTGCGGCTGATCGGCACCGCCCGCGGCAAGGGCCCGGTGATCTCCTTCGAGCTGAAGGGCGCGCATGCCCACGACGTCGCCACCGTGATCGACCGCCAGGGCATCGCGGTACGCGCCGGCACCCATTGTGTCATGCCGCTTTTAGAGCGGTTCAACGTGACCGCGACGTGCCGGGCATCCTTCGGCATGTATAATACAAGGGACGAAGTCGACCATCTTGCACAGGCGCTTTTGAAGGCGCGGGATTTGTTCGCATGA
- the sufD gene encoding Fe-S cluster assembly protein SufD, with the protein MNVALVKTGSGRAVSDLFTSAEGRLPGSPAVTAVRRQAFETYERLGLPHRRLEEWKYTDLRALVGEVLPLAAAPDAVALSRAAEAVKAHAFAGARKLVLVDGVFAADLSDVKALASEVSVKTLRETLEKESGDLLATVSTDAMISLNAAMATDGVVLSIADGVQLSAPIQIIHVATAASASAFTRSQLRIGNRVRATIIESFVAAGAAAYQVNDAVLLTVGDGADVAHIRLMDDAPDAVNITSEIVTVGANTKLNFFNMTTGGAVSRLQGFITLAGEGSELAVNGVNLLKKTEHGDTTLVVDHAVPHCTSREIFRAVIDDRAHSVFQGRIIVRPDAQKTDGKMMTRALLLSDEAEADNKPELEIFADDVSCGHGATAGALDDSLLFYLRARGLPEKDAQALLIQAFVGEAIEQIADDDLREHVIGIAERWLERRS; encoded by the coding sequence ATGAACGTTGCTTTGGTCAAGACCGGGAGCGGCCGCGCGGTGAGCGATCTCTTCACCAGCGCCGAAGGCCGGCTGCCCGGTTCGCCCGCGGTCACAGCGGTGCGCCGCCAGGCCTTCGAGACCTATGAGCGTCTCGGCCTGCCGCACCGCCGGCTCGAGGAGTGGAAATACACCGACCTGCGCGCGCTCGTCGGCGAGGTGCTGCCGCTTGCGGCCGCCCCGGACGCGGTGGCGCTGTCGCGCGCGGCCGAAGCCGTAAAGGCGCATGCGTTTGCCGGCGCCCGCAAGCTGGTGCTGGTCGACGGCGTGTTCGCGGCGGACCTGTCGGATGTGAAGGCGCTTGCGTCCGAGGTCAGCGTCAAGACGCTGCGCGAAACGCTGGAGAAGGAGTCCGGCGATTTGCTCGCGACCGTCTCGACGGACGCAATGATCTCGCTGAATGCGGCGATGGCGACCGACGGTGTCGTGCTGTCGATCGCGGACGGCGTGCAGCTTTCCGCTCCGATCCAGATCATCCACGTCGCGACCGCAGCGTCTGCATCAGCCTTCACCCGCTCGCAGTTGCGGATCGGCAATCGCGTCCGCGCCACCATCATCGAGAGCTTTGTCGCGGCTGGCGCTGCGGCCTATCAGGTCAACGACGCCGTGCTCCTGACGGTCGGCGACGGCGCCGATGTCGCGCATATCCGCCTGATGGACGATGCACCTGACGCCGTGAACATCACCTCCGAGATCGTCACGGTCGGCGCCAACACAAAGCTCAATTTCTTCAACATGACGACCGGCGGCGCCGTGAGCCGCCTGCAAGGCTTCATTACGCTGGCAGGCGAGGGCAGCGAGCTCGCGGTCAATGGCGTGAACCTCCTGAAGAAGACCGAGCATGGCGACACGACGCTGGTCGTCGACCACGCCGTGCCCCATTGCACGAGCCGCGAAATCTTCCGCGCCGTGATCGATGACCGCGCGCATTCGGTGTTCCAGGGCCGCATCATCGTCCGTCCCGACGCGCAGAAGACCGACGGCAAGATGATGACGCGGGCGCTGTTGCTCTCGGACGAGGCCGAGGCCGACAACAAGCCCGAGCTCGAGATCTTTGCCGACGACGTCTCCTGCGGCCACGGCGCCACTGCCGGCGCGCTGGATGACAGCCTGCTGTTCTATCTGCGCGCCCGTGGGCTGCCCGAGAAGGACGCCCAGGCGCTGCTGATCCAGGCCTTCGTCGGTGAGGCGATCGAGCAGATTGCCGATGATGATTTGCGTGAGCACGTGATCGGCATTGCCGAGCGCTGGCTGGAGCGGCGGTCATGA
- a CDS encoding DEAD/DEAH box helicase, protein MSFSNLGLSEKVLAAVAATGYTNPTPIQEQAIPHVLARKDVLGIAQTGTGKTAAFVLPMLTILEKGRARARMPRTLILEPTRELAAQVKENFDRYGAGQKLNVALLIGGVSFGDQDAKLMRGVDVLIATPGRLLDHTERGGLLLTGVELLVIDEADRMLDMGFIPDIERICKLVPFTRQTLFFTATMPPEIRRITEAFLHNPQKIEVSKPATTAVTVTQSQVPAGREAHEKRELLRRLLREAKDLKNAIIFCNRKREVAIVHKSLQKHGFSVGALHGDMDQPARMAALDQFRKGELPLLVASDVAARGLDIPEVSHVFNFDVPHHPDDYVHRIGRTGRAGRTGTAISIVTPLDQKSMAAIEKLIGQNIPRAEGEFEVHSESAEPTERSREPRGRERSRGGRGKSRRGHEQRGDARHASDARPAAEARPAREPKPSREPKPAREPKPAREARHAPDPRNGSRQQANNSHVPSIGRPEPRRQQREADSEPGDHSHLPAFLLRPVRSPAGA, encoded by the coding sequence ATGTCCTTTTCAAATCTCGGACTATCCGAAAAAGTCCTCGCCGCAGTGGCGGCCACCGGTTACACCAACCCCACCCCCATTCAGGAACAGGCGATCCCCCACGTCCTCGCACGCAAGGACGTGCTCGGCATCGCCCAGACCGGCACCGGCAAGACCGCGGCCTTCGTGCTGCCGATGCTCACCATCCTCGAAAAGGGTCGCGCCCGGGCGCGCATGCCGCGCACCCTGATCCTCGAGCCGACCCGCGAGCTCGCCGCCCAGGTCAAGGAGAACTTCGACCGCTACGGCGCCGGCCAGAAGCTCAACGTCGCCCTCCTCATCGGCGGCGTCTCGTTCGGCGACCAGGATGCCAAGCTGATGCGCGGCGTCGACGTGCTGATCGCGACCCCCGGCCGCCTGCTCGACCATACCGAGCGCGGCGGTCTCCTGCTCACCGGCGTCGAGCTGCTCGTCATCGACGAAGCCGACCGCATGCTGGACATGGGCTTCATTCCCGACATCGAGCGCATCTGCAAGCTCGTCCCCTTCACGCGGCAGACACTGTTCTTCACCGCGACCATGCCGCCGGAGATCCGGCGCATCACCGAGGCCTTCCTGCACAATCCGCAGAAGATCGAAGTTTCCAAGCCCGCCACCACCGCCGTGACCGTCACGCAGTCCCAGGTTCCGGCCGGACGCGAGGCGCATGAGAAGCGGGAACTGCTTCGCCGCCTGCTGCGCGAGGCCAAGGATCTCAAGAACGCGATCATCTTCTGCAATCGCAAGCGCGAGGTCGCGATCGTTCACAAATCGCTCCAGAAGCACGGCTTCAGCGTCGGTGCGCTGCACGGCGACATGGACCAGCCGGCCCGCATGGCGGCGCTGGATCAGTTCCGCAAAGGCGAGTTGCCGCTGCTGGTCGCCTCCGACGTCGCCGCCCGCGGGCTCGATATCCCCGAAGTCAGCCACGTCTTCAATTTCGACGTCCCCCATCATCCCGACGATTACGTTCACCGCATCGGCCGTACGGGGCGCGCCGGCCGCACCGGTACCGCGATCTCGATCGTGACGCCGCTCGACCAGAAGTCGATGGCCGCGATCGAAAAGCTAATCGGCCAGAACATTCCGCGCGCCGAAGGCGAGTTCGAGGTCCACAGCGAGTCCGCCGAGCCAACCGAGCGTTCGCGCGAGCCGCGCGGCCGGGAGCGGTCCCGCGGCGGTCGCGGCAAGTCGCGTCGCGGCCATGAGCAGCGCGGTGACGCGCGGCACGCCTCGGACGCAAGGCCAGCAGCGGAAGCGAGGCCAGCACGCGAGCCAAAGCCTTCACGCGAGCCAAAGCCTGCGCGCGAGCCAAAGCCTGCGCGCGAAGCAAGGCACGCCCCCGACCCCCGCAACGGCTCGCGCCAGCAGGCCAATAATTCGCATGTGCCCTCGATCGGCCGGCCCGAGCCGCGCCGTCAGCAGCGCGAGGCCGATAGCGAGCCCGGCGACCATTCGCATCTGCCGGCGTTTCTGCTGCGGCCGGTCCGGTCCCCCGCCGGCGCGTAA
- a CDS encoding caspase family protein, which yields MTRRLLSVLAALGIAASLTALAAPAHAEKRVALVIGNNDYRNVPKLLKAVNDARTMGDTLKQLGFSVMVAENQSRQQFTETLLAFDRAIEPGDTAFFFYAGHGFEIAGQNYLLPTDVPAATEGQEELVRDSSILADRIIERLQNKKARTSILVFDACRNNPFERTGTRAVAGGGGLAPMMQLPEGVFSVFSAGPRQTALDRLSNDDANPNSVFTRTFAKELLQPGENLVQVAQHTRRLVSEMADTVKHKQVPVYFDQMVDDVFLTGAAKAAADAAARPADPPQKVAALPPVSVPRVAREEATNAPIASFSRHNGGWTVTFSFADPTLGISWRMAGNGDFRETGFIDTLDPRTRKRLPNPSIELPPDAQAGTIEVRYVDASGDMQGPFPIKFEPEAALLRDQRKILDMTATSWLSFREFNGLLVYYTHLVSYRCAIREVRIGIDTAVPNQVLKMPACDMRDPTAISAGMPLYMKLAPATQVVSVELTYRDGSVSEIKSFRTANRSNN from the coding sequence ATGACGCGCAGGCTTCTCTCGGTTTTGGCGGCCCTTGGCATCGCCGCCAGTCTGACGGCGCTCGCCGCCCCCGCGCATGCCGAAAAGCGCGTCGCGCTCGTGATCGGCAATAACGACTACAGGAACGTTCCGAAGCTACTCAAGGCCGTCAACGACGCCCGCACCATGGGCGATACGCTGAAGCAGCTCGGCTTCTCCGTGATGGTGGCCGAGAACCAGAGCCGCCAGCAGTTCACCGAGACGCTGCTTGCCTTCGACAGGGCGATCGAGCCCGGCGACACCGCGTTCTTCTTCTATGCCGGCCACGGTTTCGAGATCGCCGGCCAGAACTATCTGCTGCCAACCGACGTGCCGGCGGCGACCGAAGGCCAGGAAGAGCTGGTGCGCGATTCCTCGATCCTCGCCGACCGCATCATCGAGCGGCTCCAGAACAAGAAGGCGCGCACCTCGATCCTGGTATTCGACGCCTGCCGCAACAATCCGTTCGAGCGGACCGGCACGCGTGCGGTCGCCGGCGGCGGCGGACTCGCGCCGATGATGCAATTGCCCGAAGGCGTGTTCTCGGTGTTCTCCGCCGGCCCGCGCCAGACCGCGCTCGATCGTTTGTCGAACGATGATGCCAATCCCAATTCGGTGTTCACGCGCACCTTCGCCAAGGAGCTGTTGCAGCCTGGCGAGAACCTCGTGCAGGTGGCGCAGCATACGCGGCGGCTCGTCAGCGAGATGGCCGACACCGTCAAGCACAAGCAGGTGCCGGTCTATTTCGATCAGATGGTCGACGACGTCTTCTTGACCGGCGCCGCAAAGGCCGCTGCCGACGCCGCGGCGCGGCCGGCCGATCCGCCGCAGAAGGTCGCGGCGCTGCCGCCGGTTTCGGTGCCGCGCGTGGCGAGGGAGGAGGCCACCAACGCGCCGATCGCGAGCTTCTCGCGCCACAACGGCGGCTGGACCGTTACGTTCTCCTTCGCAGATCCCACCCTCGGCATTTCCTGGCGGATGGCGGGCAACGGCGACTTCCGCGAGACCGGCTTCATCGACACGCTCGACCCGCGCACCCGCAAGCGACTGCCGAACCCGTCGATCGAGCTGCCGCCGGACGCGCAGGCCGGCACCATCGAGGTCCGCTACGTCGATGCCTCCGGCGACATGCAGGGTCCGTTCCCGATCAAGTTCGAACCCGAGGCGGCGCTGCTCCGCGACCAGCGCAAGATCCTCGACATGACCGCGACGAGCTGGCTGTCGTTCCGCGAGTTCAACGGGCTGCTCGTTTATTACACGCACCTCGTGTCCTACCGCTGCGCCATCCGCGAGGTCCGCATCGGCATCGACACCGCGGTTCCCAACCAGGTGCTGAAGATGCCTGCTTGCGACATGCGCGACCCCACCGCGATCTCCGCCGGCATGCCGCTCTACATGAAGCTCGCGCCGGCGACGCAGGTCGTTTCGGTGGAGCTGACCTATCGCGACGGCAGCGTCTCGGAGATCAAGAGTTTCAGGACCGCGAACCGCAGCAACAATTGA